GAACGCGCTGCCACGCCCGGAGGACGAAGTCGAGCGCCTCGAGCGCGCGTGGGCCGTACCGGCCGGGTTGCGCCGATTGACCGAGGTGAACAATACCAACGTCGGTCTGTGGTACATCGGCACCGCGTTCGTTTTCCTGCTGCTTGCCGGCGTGCTCGCGCTGGTGATGCGCGTCCAGCTCGCAGCGCCGCAGAACGATCTGGTCTCGCCGCAGCTCTACAACCAGCTCTTCACCATGCACGGCACGGTGATGATGTTCCTGTTCGCCGTGCCGGTGATCGAAGCGGTCGCGGTGTACCTGCTGCCTCCGATGCTGGGGGCGCGCGATCTGCCGTTTCCACGCCTGTCGGCATACGCGTTCTGGGCTTATGCCATCGGCGGCGCGGTGTTCTTCTGCACGCTGTTCTTCGGCGCTGCGCCATCCGGCGGCTGGTTCATGTACCCGCCGCTGACCAGCTACGAGCATTCGCCCGGGCTCGGGGCGGACTTCTGGCTGCTCGGGATCGGCTTCATCGAGATCTCGGCGATCGCCGGCGCGATCGAGCTCGTGGTTGGCGTATTGCGCACGCGCGCGCCCGGTATGACGCTCGGCAGGATGCCGATCTACGCCTGGACCATGCTCGTCGTGGGCGCGATGATCGTGTTCGGTTTTCCGCCGGTCATACTGGCCACGCTGCTGCTGGAGATCGAGCGCGCGCTGCACTGGCCGTTTTTCATCGCCGCCAAGGGCGGCGATCCGTTGCTGTGGCAGCACCTGTTCTGGCTTTTCGGCCATCCCGAGGTCTACATCATTTTCCTGCCCGCGGCCGGGATGATCTCGATGATGGTGCCGGCACTGGCGCAGACGGCGCTGGTCGGCTACCGCTGGATTGTCGCCGCGCTGATCGGCGTGGCGATTCTCGGCATGGGGCTGTGGGCGCATCACATGTTCGCGACCGGAATGCCGCAGCTGTCGATGAGCTTCTTCTCGGCCGCGAGCATGGCGGTCGCCATTCCGACCGGCATCCAGATCTTCGCCTGGATCGCGACGCTATGGCGCGGAAACGTGCTCAAGGCAACGCCGACCTGGTTCCTGCTCGCATTCTTCGGTTCCTTCGTGCTGGGCGGGCTCACGGGAGTCATGCTGGCGGTGATCCCGTACGACTGGCAGGTGCACGATACCCACTTCGTCGTGGCCCACCTCCATTACGTGCTGATCGGCGGCATGGTGTTTCCGTTGTTCGCGGCGCTGTACTTCTGGGCGCCGATGATCTCGGGGCGCCCGTTGTCCGAACGTTTGGGCAAGTGTGCGTGCGCGCTCATGTTCGCCGGCTTCACGGTCACCTTTCTGCCGATGCACTGGACGGGACTGCGCGGCATGCCGCGGCGCGTGCATACCTATGCGCCCGATCTGGGTTGGGACGGGCTTAACCTCGTATCGACCGTGGGCGCGTTCGTACTCGCGGCCGGAGTCGCGCTGGTGCTCATCGACGTCATTCTGCATCTGCGGGTCGCGGGCAAGGTCGACACCAACCCCTGGCGCGCCGGCACCCT
This genomic window from Betaproteobacteria bacterium contains:
- the ctaD gene encoding cytochrome c oxidase subunit I, giving the protein MQAEGERLSRLRKALPNALPRPEDEVERLERAWAVPAGLRRLTEVNNTNVGLWYIGTAFVFLLLAGVLALVMRVQLAAPQNDLVSPQLYNQLFTMHGTVMMFLFAVPVIEAVAVYLLPPMLGARDLPFPRLSAYAFWAYAIGGAVFFCTLFFGAAPSGGWFMYPPLTSYEHSPGLGADFWLLGIGFIEISAIAGAIELVVGVLRTRAPGMTLGRMPIYAWTMLVVGAMIVFGFPPVILATLLLEIERALHWPFFIAAKGGDPLLWQHLFWLFGHPEVYIIFLPAAGMISMMVPALAQTALVGYRWIVAALIGVAILGMGLWAHHMFATGMPQLSMSFFSAASMAVAIPTGIQIFAWIATLWRGNVLKATPTWFLLAFFGSFVLGGLTGVMLAVIPYDWQVHDTHFVVAHLHYVLIGGMVFPLFAALYFWAPMISGRPLSERLGKCACALMFAGFTVTFLPMHWTGLRGMPRRVHTYAPDLGWDGLNLVSTVGAFVLAAGVALVLIDVILHLRVAGKVDTNPWRAGTLEWLPQDDFGIRSIPRVEARYPLWNHPELPREVDSGQHFLPGTATGRRESIVTSPLEAQPQYLAILPGPSWLPLVAGAGTAAFFLLLTVKMTLPAAIGGVVALVAIWRWLWQSDQGPMHPPVDVGEGTRLPVYMTGPNSHSWWAMVVLMFVSGTIFACLAFAYFYYWTVTPGAWPPLPGALPDLTWPLASALLYAASAFALRWARQALERYGHRRFRLGIGIALLAACAAFGVGLYGQYRAGLAPTEHAYAAVVYAFFAYQGLFVAVVVIMAAYLLARSWTGLLDGIRRVSFDNCRLFWLYAVGQGLVALAIVYGSPLLRGSGA